The genomic region ATCCTCCATACCCAAAGTCTTTACGCCAAGGCTATCGAAAACATTCAATCCATACTCCGCCATTACGACAACCTCCCGACCATAGTTCGCTTCACGCCGCCAGCATCAAATACCGCCAAGCCATCATTATTGAGCAAGGCAGAACCACCTCCTCCCGCGCTACGAAGGGTAAAAGTACCCGCCTTGACATTAATCTCAAGCAGCGGCAGGCCATTTGCATCCTTGGTTTCAGACGTCAGGGTCATACCCAAAACGATGTTCTGGATAAATGCCGTGTTAATAACCGCCGTATTGATAAATACTTGGCCGTTATCGACTACGAACGGCGTCACCAACGCCCCCCCCACTTCATCAACCACCGAAAAGCGCTGGGCGAAAGCAATGATCTCAGCGGTATCACCATCGGCCCCCAGGGCAAGACCCGCTATTACCTTCTTGCCGTTCTTGCTGGTCTCGACCTTGAGCGTCTTCATGGCCGAGACCTTGCCATCGGTAGTAGCCAATACCCGGTTGGTCTCCTGAATATTCGAGTTGTTTTTTCCAGCCTCCACTCGAACATTTTCGAGTTTCTCACCCTGCGCCTTATCCGCAGCGGTCAACAGGTTGACCTGGGAAGTGAAGGTCGAAGCGTTGGCGTCTACCTTGGTACTCAAGGTCGTTACCCTAGACGCCAGAGCCTGGGTGACGGTTGCCGACGTTTTCGCCACATCCAGGATGCTTGCGGCGTTTTGTCCCACTTTGGCTTCCAGCCCATCGGAGCGTTGTGATTGCGCGAAGTCCCGCTCTGCAATCGCCGACATCAGCGACCAAACACCTACTGACGATGTATCGTCGCCGACACTCCCAGCCTCATCCCCGACAGAGCCGGATTTGACCAAGGCGTAGACACCATCAAGTTTCTCGGAGGTAGCCTTGACCCTGCCGTCTACCGCCTCTACGGCGCTGGAGTTCTTGCTGATTTCCAACGCCATGGCGGCATTGGTTTCGGCAACGGTACCTACATCGAACCAATAACCAGGGTTTGGCGGTGGAGTATTGGCAGGCACGGCAATGATCGCCTGAAACAAATGCTGTCCCCGGCGGACCATGTCACCTTTTGTATAGGGCTTCGTGAGCTCGTACTCCAAGGCATCGGAAACTTCAGCAATCAAATCCTGAAATTCCTTCTTCGCCTGGGCCAACCGATCATTCACCGATCCTGGCCCAGCCCCCCCGATAAGATCAATTTCCTGACGCAAGCTCTCGTACAGCGCTCCCTTGCCAATGGTGTTGGCAAAATATTCGTCGTATTCAGTCTGATCAGAGCTTGCACGGCCATTCACAGCCCCGTTCACCGGGTAAAAAGCCCCGATGTTGCCGGTGCGGTCCACCAGCCTTGCCCAGAAAAAAAGTGATGTACCGGCACCCAGGCCCATCAACGTCAGTTCGCTTTGCGGATACGCGTAATCCCCCAACTTGGTCGCCATCGCCAGGTCGGCAGTCTTTCCATACCAGACCTCCGTGCGCTGCAAATCCGCCGTGCTCACCCCCTGCGGAATCTGCCATTTCACCTTGATCGCAAACACCAACGATTCCGTCGTCAGCGCTGCCACGATCGGCGGCAGTGTGGTCTTGCCGTTAAGTACGGTCTCTACAGACTCGCTATAGAGGGAGCCGATATCCAGCGCGTTGATCGCCCGCACCTTGGCCACATAACGCCCGGCATAAATGCCGGACACCTCGATAGAACTACCACCCGTGCGGCCAGCGTAGACCCATTCGCCGTCGTTCTTGCGCCAGTAAGCCTCATAGGCGATGGCATTGGCCGCCCGCTGCCACTCGATGGTCATGACATTGACCGCGCTGCCTTGCTCAACAAAATGGTCATTGCTGACCGTCACGCCGGTCGGGCCCGCTTGCACGCTCGGCGGGATCACGGTGATGGGTGGGCTGTCGATTTTCGCGCCGTTGTCGATGGCCGCGAACTTGCTCGGCACGTGCTTGACCGCGCTGAGGCTATATTTGATTTCGTCATTCGAAAAGTCTTCGGAAATCGACAGCACGCGGAACTGTTGCAAAGCCAGGGTCGCGGAGTCGATGGCCCAGATCGATTGAGCCGGGGGCAGTTCGTCGAGCTTGGTTTGCAACACAACCAACTGCTCATCCGCACCTGCGGCGCTGACGGATTTGACCTCACGGGACACGGCCTTGCCGTTGGGCATCACCAAGGTAATGGTGTCGCCCGCCGTGGCGCTGACTTCGGCATCCAGGGTCAGGCTGTCGAGGGTCGCATCCCGCAGGCGCCCGCCAATGCGGCGGCCGGCGCGGTCGTTGTCGGCCACGCGAATGATCTGGCCGGGGCGTGCCAGGGTGCCGTCGAGGCCGACCGCGAAAGTCACGCTTTCGGTTTCCAGGCGGTTGGTCAGCAAGGCCCATTTGCCGATGCGCTGGGCTTGGGCCTGGGACGTGCAACCGGTGGCACTGATTTCGGTTTGCTGGATGCCATAGCGCGCGATGCCTTCGGCGTCGTCGACGTACTGCACCTTCTGGCGATAGAAATCCGTCGGGTCATTCCAGCTGACCAGGGCGACGGTGTAGCGAGTCTTTTTCGCTGACCCGCCGTAGATGAATTGGCCACCAATGACGTTGGCGTTGGAGTAGGTGTAGACCGGGTCTTCCGGCATATCTGCTACTGCCATCACCGAACCTGCGCCCCAATAGGCCATGCCGCGGAAGGTGGTCGCCAGGTCCTGCAGCACCTTCAGGGCATCGGCACGCACCGACAGGTACAAGTTGCAGGTGAAGCGCGGTTCGGTGCCGCCCTTGCCATCGGACACTGGCTGGTCGCAATACTGGCCGATGCGGTATAGCTCCCACTTATCCACTTGGCCGGCGTTGAGCAGGTGGCCGAGGCCGTAGCGTTGGTGCAACAGCAGGTCGTAGTAGATCCAGGCCGGGTTGTCGGTCCAGGCGGATTTGAACGTGCCGTCCCACACGCCGCTGTAGGTGCGGGTTTGCGCGTCGTAGTTGCTCGGCACCTTGATGATCCGCCCGCGCAGCTCGAAGGAACGCGAGGGAATCGATTGGAATTGCGCGGCATCGAATTGCAGGCCGATCAGCGCCGAGCCCGGGTAGCGCAGCTTGGCGTCGATCACCTCGGTGGACGACTCCACGGTGGTGGTATCGGCGATCGCGCCACTGGTGGAGTTCGGTGTGATCCGGCGTACACGCAGGGTCCAGCTGTTTTTTGCCGGTGGCAGATCAACCCGGTGGGAGCGTTCGTACTTGGTGGTGGTTTTACCGCTGAAGGCTGCCGCCAGTACCTGCACGAAGGCGCCGCCATCGGTGGCTAGATCAATAGCGTATTGCACCGTGTAGCCGTTGGTGTCGCCGTTGCTGGTGTTGGTCTGCGACAACCGCGTGACAGCCAGGCGAACCCGCACCGCCGACAGTTGCAGGTTGGAATAGGACTTGGTCCAGGGCTGATCGCTACGCAGCTCGACGGACACCGGGCTTTCGTTTTCCACGGCAGGGAAGCCTGGGATGTGCGTCTGGTCCTGGCTGCCGTTGCGTGTATCGAGGGTCACGCCACTGAAATTGAGGCTGCCATCGGCGTTGGCCAGTGGCGTCTCGTCGAGAAATACCGAGCGCTTATCGTTTTTCAAACCGACAATCTCGCCTTCGCTGACGAGATCGAGGATACGGGCATAGGCCGTACTTTGCAGGCTGTCTGGCGCCTCTACGGAGGGACGGGGCTTGGACGCGCCGCCTTTGCTGCCAGCGAGAGTGAGGTCAGTCATGGCTTTCCTTCAGGCGAAATAAAGCCCGCACTCGGCGGGCTGGGTGAAAAGGAGAACGGTTAGAGTTGGTCCTGGGCGTAGATGCCGGCACTGATCACAGCACTGCCGACGACCAACTCGCCGTATAGCAAGCCGACCGGATTGCCCTGGGCGTTGGTGTTGACCGGGCCGTTGAAGCTGTAGCTCGGGCGGTTATTAGGACTGTCCTGGGCACCAAGCCCTTTGGGGGGCGGTGACAACATCTGCATGACACCGCCCATCGCCATGGACGCCCCCGCCATCAACATCATGCTGGCAGCCGGCCCCGTCAGGAAACCAAACGGGTTGTAATACGCCACCGCGATCAATACCGCACCGATAATAGTCTGCAACCCGCCTGCGCGCTTGGAGCCGGTCAATACCGGCGCGATGCGGATCACGTCCTTGCCAAGGGGCTTTTGAATATCGTCTTCGGCGATGTTGCGCTTGCCGTTGAATACGGCAAAGCGCAAACCTTTATCAGCGCTCTGCAGCATGTAGCGCTCAAAGCCAGGAAACTGTTTGAAGTAGCCCATTACATCCTTGAAACCACCTGCGGTGGTCACGCGATGTTCTCGACCGAAAAGCCTGGCGAGCGAGCCTGATAGCAGCACCGTTCGCATCGTATGTTGTTCGACTGCCAATCCCATGAGCACTCTCCTGATCATCTTCAAAACGTTGGCTAGAGCTGATCCTGCGCATAGATACCCGCACTGACCACCGCACTGCCCACCGTCAGCTCGCCATACAGCAAGCCCACCGGGCCGCCCTGGATGCTGGTGTTGACCGGGCCGTTGAAGCTGTAGCTGGAGCGGTTATCCGGGCGGTCCATGGTGCTCAGCCCCTTGGGCATCGGCGACATCAACTGCATGACGCCGCCCATGGCCATGGAAATCCCCATACTCGCGGCGAAGGTCCAGCCAGTGGTGGATGAAGCGCCGATCAAGGTCGAGGAGCTACCGGAAGCGGCGAGGCCACCAGAGAAATACGACGCCGCGACAATCAATGCGACCCCGATAATGGTTTGCATCGACCCTGCGCGCTTGCTGCCCATCAGCACCGGGGCGATGCGGATATCCGAGGTTCCGGAAGGTGCGTTGAGCCGGTCCTGGCCGATATTGTCGCAGCCCAGGAAAATCGAGTAGGTCACGCCGCGGTCCTTGGACTCCATCAGGAAACGCTCGAACCCGGGCACCAGGATGCACAGCGCGTGAATCGCTTCCGAGGCGTTCCTCACCGCCAGCCGATGCACTCGGCCAAAGCTGGCGCCCAGGCTGCCGTAGAGGCGCACCGTTCGGACTTTTTCATGATGCATGGCATCCTCCAGGCGAATGATCCGCCGATGTGGTTAGTGTTCGGCCCGCAGGCCATGTCGCCAATAGCTGACCGTCACCTCGCCCCAATAGCCGCCGTAGGTATCGCGCTTGCTATCGCGACCATACAGGTGGTGCAGGATGGAACCAGGGGCCGGGTAATGCTCGGGTTCGCTTTGCAGCACGCCGTCGGCCAGGTAGATCGCGGCATGGTTGGGCACTGGCGACCGAATCTGCATCAGCACGATATCGCCCTGTTGCAGTTGGCTGACTTGCATAAAACCGGCGGCCGGCAGGTTGTCCAGGTAGAGATTGCCGCCCTTGTCCCACCAGCCGTCTTCGCGCTGATAATCGCCGAGTTCGATGCCCAACTCGCGGCGGTAGTAGTCGAGGATGATGCTCAGGCAGTCATGCACGCCGTGGGCGAAAGCGCGACCGATCAGGGGCGCCTGGTAGCCATTCGGCGTGCAACTGGCCCATTCACCGGTACACACCTGCCCGTCGTCCCCCTTGCGCACTTCGACAATGTGCCAAGGCAACCCTGAGGCTTCACACGCCACGCGGTCCGCTTCACTGGGCGTCGCCGGGCAATCGGGATGGCTGTGCACCACCGCAAGGATTTCGCCATGCTCTTCGGCGGCGGCATAGTCCTCGGGTGCCAGGCGAAAGTGTTCGCTGGGCGTGCTCGCCGTATTGCGACACGGCACATACACACGCTTGCGCCCTTCGCGAATCATCAGGCCACAGCACTCATGGGGGTAGTCGGCCACGGCGTGTCGGGCAATCGCCGCCAGGTTGGTCTTGTTCATGTTCAGCTCCGCAACAGGCCCGCAGCCGGAAATGAACCGTAGGGCAGTGGGTTGTTCTCGCCGAAACGCAGCTTGCAGCTGGTCAGCCGCCCACCGCATTTATCCTTGGCCGCATCCGTGACGATCACGTCATTGGCATCCGCCACCGGGCCGCCGTTGTAGCCGCAATAGGGGCCGCGGTAACCGCCGCAGCTGAGCCACCAACACACATTGGCGACGATCTGCCGACGGGGCAGTTGCACGCCATTGAAGTCCAGCGCGCTGGCCAGTTCGAACTTCACCGTCTCGCTGCTTTCCGCGACTTTGCGCTCGACGTACCAGATGTCCGGCGGCAGTTCCTCTTCCGGGTCCGCTTCGGGCTGGCCGTCGAGGTACTTGGCCAAGGTGCGGTGACGGATCAGCCGAGCGCCGACCAGGTCCTCGAAATACAACACCAACGCCGTGATGAAACCACCGACGTTACCTACGGCCAGCGTTGGCGTCGGTTGGGTGCCCTGCCCCGACATTTCAAAGCCCTCGGCCTGGATCGGCCAAGGTGAATATTCGTGACCCTGCCAGAAGATCGATGACTCCTGGGGGTAACCGTGAAACCGGTACAACTCGGCGCCCAGGGGGGTGGCATCGAGCTCGAAAAGCTCCACCCAGGCCCCGGGCTCCAGGGTCTGGATATCTGCTGTGATGGACATATGATTCTCCGGGCAAAGAAAACCCCGCACTACGGCGGGGTGGAGGCGGCGCTAGGGGTGGAAGGCTTGCTCGAACGTTGCCGTCAGAGAGTAGAGCCCGGCGCCCATGGGCGTTGGCTGGTAACCCTTGCAGCGATACAACGCAGGCGCTGCCAGTGGTG from Pseudomonas synxantha harbors:
- a CDS encoding phage tail protein; translation: MTDLTLAGSKGGASKPRPSVEAPDSLQSTAYARILDLVSEGEIVGLKNDKRSVFLDETPLANADGSLNFSGVTLDTRNGSQDQTHIPGFPAVENESPVSVELRSDQPWTKSYSNLQLSAVRVRLAVTRLSQTNTSNGDTNGYTVQYAIDLATDGGAFVQVLAAAFSGKTTTKYERSHRVDLPPAKNSWTLRVRRITPNSTSGAIADTTTVESSTEVIDAKLRYPGSALIGLQFDAAQFQSIPSRSFELRGRIIKVPSNYDAQTRTYSGVWDGTFKSAWTDNPAWIYYDLLLHQRYGLGHLLNAGQVDKWELYRIGQYCDQPVSDGKGGTEPRFTCNLYLSVRADALKVLQDLATTFRGMAYWGAGSVMAVADMPEDPVYTYSNANVIGGQFIYGGSAKKTRYTVALVSWNDPTDFYRQKVQYVDDAEGIARYGIQQTEISATGCTSQAQAQRIGKWALLTNRLETESVTFAVGLDGTLARPGQIIRVADNDRAGRRIGGRLRDATLDSLTLDAEVSATAGDTITLVMPNGKAVSREVKSVSAAGADEQLVVLQTKLDELPPAQSIWAIDSATLALQQFRVLSISEDFSNDEIKYSLSAVKHVPSKFAAIDNGAKIDSPPITVIPPSVQAGPTGVTVSNDHFVEQGSAVNVMTIEWQRAANAIAYEAYWRKNDGEWVYAGRTGGSSIEVSGIYAGRYVAKVRAINALDIGSLYSESVETVLNGKTTLPPIVAALTTESLVFAIKVKWQIPQGVSTADLQRTEVWYGKTADLAMATKLGDYAYPQSELTLMGLGAGTSLFFWARLVDRTGNIGAFYPVNGAVNGRASSDQTEYDEYFANTIGKGALYESLRQEIDLIGGAGPGSVNDRLAQAKKEFQDLIAEVSDALEYELTKPYTKGDMVRRGQHLFQAIIAVPANTPPPNPGYWFDVGTVAETNAAMALEISKNSSAVEAVDGRVKATSEKLDGVYALVKSGSVGDEAGSVGDDTSSVGVWSLMSAIAERDFAQSQRSDGLEAKVGQNAASILDVAKTSATVTQALASRVTTLSTKVDANASTFTSQVNLLTAADKAQGEKLENVRVEAGKNNSNIQETNRVLATTDGKVSAMKTLKVETSKNGKKVIAGLALGADGDTAEIIAFAQRFSVVDEVGGALVTPFVVDNGQVFINTAVINTAFIQNIVLGMTLTSETKDANGLPLLEINVKAGTFTLRSAGGGGSALLNNDGLAVFDAGGVKRTMVGRLS
- a CDS encoding tail assembly protein translates to MGLAVEQHTMRTVLLSGSLARLFGREHRVTTAGGFKDVMGYFKQFPGFERYMLQSADKGLRFAVFNGKRNIAEDDIQKPLGKDVIRIAPVLTGSKRAGGLQTIIGAVLIAVAYYNPFGFLTGPAASMMLMAGASMAMGGVMQMLSPPPKGLGAQDSPNNRPSYSFNGPVNTNAQGNPVGLLYGELVVGSAVISAGIYAQDQL
- a CDS encoding tail assembly protein produces the protein MHHEKVRTVRLYGSLGASFGRVHRLAVRNASEAIHALCILVPGFERFLMESKDRGVTYSIFLGCDNIGQDRLNAPSGTSDIRIAPVLMGSKRAGSMQTIIGVALIVAASYFSGGLAASGSSSTLIGASSTTGWTFAASMGISMAMGGVMQLMSPMPKGLSTMDRPDNRSSYSFNGPVNTSIQGGPVGLLYGELTVGSAVVSAGIYAQDQL
- a CDS encoding C40 family peptidase, with translation MNKTNLAAIARHAVADYPHECCGLMIREGRKRVYVPCRNTASTPSEHFRLAPEDYAAAEEHGEILAVVHSHPDCPATPSEADRVACEASGLPWHIVEVRKGDDGQVCTGEWASCTPNGYQAPLIGRAFAHGVHDCLSIILDYYRRELGIELGDYQREDGWWDKGGNLYLDNLPAAGFMQVSQLQQGDIVLMQIRSPVPNHAAIYLADGVLQSEPEHYPAPGSILHHLYGRDSKRDTYGGYWGEVTVSYWRHGLRAEH
- a CDS encoding phage minor tail protein L, with product MSITADIQTLEPGAWVELFELDATPLGAELYRFHGYPQESSIFWQGHEYSPWPIQAEGFEMSGQGTQPTPTLAVGNVGGFITALVLYFEDLVGARLIRHRTLAKYLDGQPEADPEEELPPDIWYVERKVAESSETVKFELASALDFNGVQLPRRQIVANVCWWLSCGGYRGPYCGYNGGPVADANDVIVTDAAKDKCGGRLTSCKLRFGENNPLPYGSFPAAGLLRS